From the genome of Chelonia mydas isolate rCheMyd1 chromosome 2, rCheMyd1.pri.v2, whole genome shotgun sequence, one region includes:
- the LOC102930333 gene encoding serine/threonine-protein kinase SBK2: protein MPDSPSSCAAQTELNPAAATGEAGQPAAVNPELLEKDSVMAQCPGAAALAVLDEMLEITAQSLVHAEVAEHYQVIRELGRGKYGHVVLVTHRQRGTPMALKLLPKAHTKLHTFLYEYCVALSLATHPAIIGMFGIAIESSQYYGFLYEPALHRDLISIIKPRDGIPEPAAKQCAKQLVSALEFIHSRGLVYRDVKPENVLLFDPECRRIKLTDFGLTRPKGTRLKLVAGVIPYTAPELSNTTSAQGLPIDASLDAWAFGVMLFCLLTGYFPWEQSLPADPFFEDFVQWQESGLDEDLPRHWRRLTAEATRMLRSLLVLDPSQRSPVSGALHYVDCPWRVENWPGEEQAVGS, encoded by the exons GACTCAGTGATGGCCCAGTGCCCAGGAGCAGCGGCATTGGCCGTGCTGGATGAGATGCTGGAGATCACGGCCCAGAGCCTGGTGCACGCCGAGGTGGCTGAGCACTACCAGGTCATccgggagctgggcaggggcaagTATGGCCATGTGGTGCTGGTGACACACAGGCAGAGAG GGACCCCCATGGCTCTCAAGCTGCTGCCCAAAGCTCACACCAAGCTGCACACATTCCTGTATGAGTACTGTGTGGCACTCTCCCTCGCCACCCACCCTGCCATCATCGGCATGTTTGGCATTGCCATTGAGTCCAGCCAATACTACGGCTTTCTCTACGAGCCAGCGCTGCACAGAGACCTCATCTCCATCATCAAACCACGG GATGGGATCCCCGAGCCAGCTGCCAAGCAGTGTGCCAAGCAGCTGGTGAGTGCCCTGGAGTTCATCCACAGCCGGGGGCTGGTGTATCGAGACGTCAAGCCTGAGAACGTGCTGCTCTTTGACCCGGAGTGCCGGCGCATCAAGCTGACCGACTTCGGGCTCACCCGGCCCAAGGGCACCCGGCTCAAGTTGGTGGCTGGGGTGATCCCCTACACTGCTCCAGAGCTGAGCAACACCACCAGTGCCCAGGGCCTGCCCATTGATGCCAGCCTGGATGCCTGGGCCTTTGGTGTGATGCTCTTCTGCCTGCTGACCGGCTACTTCCCCTGGGAGCAAAGCCTGCCAGCTGACCCCTTCTTTGAGGACTTCGTGCAGTGGCAGGAGTCGGGCCTGGATGAGGACCTGCCACGCCATTGGAGGCGCCTGACGGCTGAGGCCACCCGCATGCTGCGGAGCCTGTTGGTCCTGGATCCTTCCCAGCGCAGCCCTGTCAGTGGGGCCCTCCACTACGTCGATTGCCCCTGGAGAGTGGAGAACTGGCCTGGTGAGGAGCAGGCTGTGGGGTCCTAG